In Paracoccus fistulariae, a single window of DNA contains:
- the cobM gene encoding precorrin-4 C(11)-methyltransferase gives MTVHFIGAGPGAPDLLTLRGRDLIASCPVCLYAGSLVPDAILQHCPPGARIVNTAPLDLQAIMQECLQAHRAGQDVARLHSGDLSVWSAMGEQLRRLRAEGIPYTVTPGVPSFAAAAAALGAELTLPGVAQSVVLTRMGGRASAMPPRETLAAFGATGATLALHLSVQQLAQVVAQLLPHYGPDCPVAVVWRASWPDQRIIRATLAGIPSQMPDGIARTALILVGDALAADGFAESCLYSADYDRRYRPQSAESEWAGWSPADD, from the coding sequence ATGACCGTTCACTTCATCGGCGCAGGTCCCGGTGCGCCCGATCTGCTGACCCTGCGTGGCCGCGATCTGATCGCATCATGCCCGGTCTGCCTTTATGCCGGGTCGCTGGTGCCCGACGCCATCCTGCAGCATTGCCCGCCGGGCGCGCGGATCGTGAATACCGCGCCGCTGGATCTGCAGGCGATCATGCAGGAATGCCTGCAAGCCCATCGCGCAGGTCAGGATGTGGCGCGTCTGCATTCGGGCGATCTGTCGGTCTGGTCTGCGATGGGCGAACAATTGCGCCGCCTGCGCGCCGAGGGCATTCCCTATACGGTGACGCCGGGTGTGCCCTCTTTCGCTGCTGCCGCCGCCGCGCTTGGGGCCGAACTGACCCTGCCCGGCGTGGCGCAATCGGTGGTGCTGACGCGCATGGGGGGCCGTGCCTCGGCCATGCCTCCGCGCGAGACGCTTGCCGCCTTCGGCGCGACCGGCGCCACGCTGGCGCTGCATCTGTCGGTGCAGCAGCTTGCGCAGGTCGTGGCCCAGTTGTTGCCCCATTACGGCCCCGATTGCCCCGTCGCGGTGGTCTGGCGGGCAAGCTGGCCCGATCAGCGCATCATCCGCGCCACGCTGGCCGGGATCCCGTCGCAGATGCCGGACGGGATCGCGCGTACGGCCCTGATCCTTGTGGGCGACGCGCTGGCAGCCGATGGCTTTGCCGAAAGCTGCCTCTATTCCGCCGATTACGACCGCCGCTATCGCCCGCAATCGGCCGAAAGCGAATGGGCCGGGTGGAGCCCCGCCGATGACTGA
- a CDS encoding cobalamin biosynthesis protein — protein sequence MIAAGFGFRSGATIQSLLDALACANPEGRAFQRIATADDKAEAEVFQMLSTHLRIAAQGIDQATLTAQTTMTQSIAALAARGIGSLAEAAALAAAGPGARLLAARVISHDGMATCALALGTAL from the coding sequence ATGATTGCAGCAGGGTTCGGTTTCAGAAGCGGCGCGACGATCCAGAGCCTGCTGGACGCGCTGGCATGTGCCAATCCGGAAGGCCGCGCCTTTCAGCGTATCGCCACCGCCGATGACAAGGCCGAGGCCGAGGTCTTTCAGATGCTGTCGACGCATCTGCGGATCGCCGCGCAGGGGATCGATCAGGCCACATTGACCGCCCAGACCACGATGACGCAATCCATCGCCGCCCTGGCGGCACGCGGCATTGGCAGCCTGGCCGAGGCTGCGGCCCTGGCCGCCGCCGGTCCGGGCGCAAGGCTGCTGGCGGCGCGGGTGATCTCGCATGATGGCATGGCCACCTGTGCGCTGGCCCTGGGAACCGCCCTATGA
- the cbiE gene encoding precorrin-6y C5,15-methyltransferase (decarboxylating) subunit CbiE — MAETPWLTIIGLGEDGPEGLSGASRDALRQAQVVMGPARHLALLGEVPARRIDWPVPFADGLPILHGLRGQRVVVLASGDPFCHGAGRVIAREFAAGEWRSLPGISTFSLAANRLGWPLDSVECLALHAAPLTRLRPHLAEGQRIIVLLRDGAAVAELARFLHELGFGDSRLWVLEALGGSRERITEALAQALPPTEFSHPVAVAIAVAGKGLALPRSSGIGDGFFDSDGQITKRPIRALALSALAPRAGELLWDIGGGSGSVGIEWCLTHPACQAISIEPRADRAARIRTNADRLGADRLQVIDGAAPGALDGLPLPQAVFIGGGLSDALLTDLSARLPAGTRLVAHAVTLESEALLTEWSARIGGDLMRIALSRITPLGRKRGWTAAYPVTQWRVVL, encoded by the coding sequence ATGGCTGAAACACCTTGGCTGACGATCATCGGATTGGGCGAAGATGGACCAGAGGGGCTGTCCGGCGCAAGCCGTGACGCGCTGCGGCAGGCGCAGGTCGTGATGGGCCCGGCGCGGCATCTGGCGCTGCTGGGCGAGGTTCCTGCCCGGCGGATCGACTGGCCGGTGCCTTTCGCGGATGGTCTGCCGATCCTTCACGGATTGCGGGGGCAGCGGGTGGTGGTTCTGGCCTCGGGCGATCCCTTTTGCCACGGCGCTGGCCGCGTGATTGCACGCGAGTTTGCAGCCGGGGAGTGGCGGTCCTTGCCGGGCATCTCGACCTTCTCACTGGCTGCCAACCGGCTGGGCTGGCCGCTTGACAGCGTGGAATGCCTTGCGCTGCATGCCGCGCCGCTGACGCGGCTGCGCCCGCATCTGGCCGAGGGACAGCGGATCATCGTCCTGCTGCGCGACGGTGCGGCGGTGGCGGAACTGGCCCGCTTTTTGCACGAGCTTGGCTTTGGCGACAGCCGGCTTTGGGTGCTGGAGGCGCTTGGCGGTTCCCGCGAACGGATCACCGAGGCGCTGGCGCAGGCCCTGCCCCCAACGGAATTTTCCCATCCCGTCGCCGTGGCGATCGCCGTGGCGGGCAAGGGTCTGGCCCTGCCCCGCAGCAGCGGCATCGGCGACGGTTTTTTCGACAGTGACGGCCAGATCACCAAGCGCCCGATACGCGCGCTGGCGCTGTCGGCGCTGGCGCCCCGGGCGGGCGAATTGCTGTGGGATATCGGCGGCGGATCGGGATCGGTGGGGATCGAATGGTGCCTGACCCATCCCGCCTGTCAGGCCATCAGCATCGAACCGCGCGCGGATCGTGCCGCCCGGATCAGGACCAATGCGGACCGTTTGGGGGCCGACCGGCTTCAGGTGATCGACGGCGCGGCGCCCGGGGCGCTGGACGGCCTGCCCCTGCCGCAGGCGGTCTTTATCGGCGGCGGCCTGTCCGACGCGCTTCTGACCGATCTCTCGGCGCGGCTGCCCGCGGGCACGCGGCTGGTCGCCCATGCGGTGACGCTGGAATCCGAGGCTCTGCTGACCGAATGGTCGGCACGTATCGGTGGCGATCTGATGCGAATCGCGCTATCCCGAATAACGCCGCTTGGCCGAAAACGAGGCTGGACAGCGGCTTATCCGGTCACGCAATGGCGGGTGGTGCTATGA
- a CDS encoding cobalt-precorrin-6A reductase has protein sequence MRPNLLILGGTSEASALAQLLATQGIAGTLSLAGRVSRPRAQPLPMRLGGFGGAAGLADWLRQHGITHVIDATHPFAAQISRNAVSACAKADVPLLALTRPAWQPVAGDDWRHVADLDQAAAALDRPAMRVMLAIGRMHLDRFAAHPQHSYLLRLVDAPDGPLPLPESTVILDRGPFTMQADLALLQRHDIQLVVAKNAGGDGAYAKIAAARALGLPVLMIDRPALPARPETHDPAEVLRFIAHTGADLGV, from the coding sequence ATGCGCCCCAACCTTCTGATTCTGGGCGGCACATCCGAGGCCAGCGCCCTGGCGCAATTGCTTGCGACGCAGGGCATCGCGGGCACCCTGTCGCTGGCCGGTCGGGTCAGCCGCCCGCGCGCGCAACCGCTGCCGATGCGACTGGGCGGTTTCGGCGGCGCTGCGGGGCTGGCCGACTGGCTGCGTCAGCATGGCATCACGCATGTGATCGACGCGACCCATCCCTTTGCCGCGCAGATCAGCCGCAATGCTGTCAGTGCCTGCGCCAAGGCCGATGTGCCCCTGCTGGCGCTGACGCGTCCCGCATGGCAGCCGGTCGCGGGCGATGATTGGCGGCACGTGGCCGATCTGGATCAGGCCGCCGCTGCGCTGGACCGGCCCGCGATGCGGGTCATGCTTGCCATTGGCCGGATGCATCTGGACCGTTTCGCCGCCCATCCGCAGCACAGCTATCTGTTGCGACTTGTCGATGCGCCCGACGGCCCGTTGCCCTTGCCGGAAAGCACGGTCATCCTGGATCGCGGCCCCTTTACCATGCAGGCGGATCTGGCGCTGTTGCAGCGCCACGATATCCAGCTTGTCGTCGCCAAGAATGCGGGCGGAGACGGCGCCTATGCCAAGATCGCCGCCGCGCGGGCGCTTGGCCTGCCGGTGCTGATGATCGACCGGCCCGCCCTGCCTGCGCGGCCAGAGACACATGATCCGGCCGAGGTGTTGCGCTTCATCGCTCATACAGGCGCCGATCTGGGGGTATAG
- the cobJ gene encoding precorrin-3B C(17)-methyltransferase — protein MTGWIAIAGLGPGDDALMTPQVSQALSDATDLIGYAPYVRRVPDRPGLARHETDNREELHRARHALELAQAGHRVVVASSGDPGVFAMAAAVFEAIEAGPPDWRMLDVRVLPGITAMLAAAARIGAPLGHDFCAINLSDNLKPWDLIEHRLRLAVQADFAIALYNPRSKSRPQGFARCLSLLQQTCEAGRLLIFARAVSTPDENLRVVPLRDARPEMADMRTVVLIGSSATRLIERPGTPFVYTPRSAPV, from the coding sequence ATGACGGGCTGGATCGCGATTGCCGGACTGGGCCCGGGCGATGACGCGCTGATGACGCCACAGGTCAGCCAGGCCCTGAGCGATGCGACCGATCTGATCGGCTATGCGCCCTATGTGCGGCGCGTGCCGGACCGGCCCGGCCTTGCGCGGCACGAAACCGATAACCGGGAAGAGCTTCACCGCGCGCGGCATGCATTGGAGCTGGCGCAGGCGGGGCATCGCGTGGTTGTCGCCAGTTCCGGCGATCCGGGGGTCTTTGCCATGGCCGCAGCCGTGTTCGAGGCGATCGAGGCGGGGCCGCCCGACTGGCGGATGCTGGATGTCCGGGTGCTGCCGGGGATTACCGCGATGCTGGCGGCGGCGGCCCGGATCGGCGCGCCGCTGGGCCATGATTTCTGCGCCATCAACCTGTCCGACAACCTCAAGCCCTGGGATCTGATCGAACATCGCCTGCGACTGGCCGTGCAGGCGGATTTCGCCATCGCGCTGTATAACCCGCGCTCGAAATCGCGTCCGCAGGGCTTTGCGCGCTGCCTGAGCCTCTTGCAGCAGACCTGCGAGGCGGGGCGGCTGCTGATCTTTGCCCGCGCCGTCTCGACCCCGGACGAAAATCTGCGCGTCGTGCCGCTGCGGGATGCCCGACCCGAGATGGCCGATATGCGCACCGTGGTGCTGATCGGATCTTCCGCGACGCGGCTGATCGAACGTCCGGGAACGCCCTTCGTCTATACCCCCAGATCGGCGCCTGTATGA
- a CDS encoding precorrin-2 C(20)-methyltransferase translates to MSAGEIIGVGLGPGDPELMSVRADRLVRAARHIAYFRKAGRPGRARRIVEGMLRPDVVEIAMEYPVTTEIRLDDPAYNDCLSGFYTRITQQLAGLSRQGQDVVVLCEGDPFFYGSFMHIYTRLKDVTPISVVPAITGMSAAWTATGIPITWGDDVMSVLLGTMPVADLTRHMEQADALVVMKVGRNLAKVRQAITQSGKLDRAWLIECASMDQQRVVPLAQAGDGAVPYFSIVIVHGNGRRP, encoded by the coding sequence ATGAGCGCGGGTGAAATCATCGGTGTGGGCCTTGGGCCCGGAGACCCCGAATTGATGAGCGTGAGGGCCGACCGGCTGGTACGCGCGGCCCGTCACATCGCCTATTTCCGCAAGGCCGGACGCCCCGGCCGCGCGCGCCGCATCGTCGAGGGGATGCTGCGTCCCGATGTGGTGGAAATCGCGATGGAATATCCGGTGACGACCGAAATCCGGCTGGACGATCCGGCCTATAACGACTGCCTCTCGGGCTTCTATACGCGGATCACGCAGCAGCTTGCGGGCCTCAGCCGGCAGGGTCAGGACGTCGTGGTCCTGTGCGAGGGCGATCCGTTCTTCTACGGCTCGTTCATGCATATCTATACGCGGCTGAAGGATGTGACGCCGATCTCGGTCGTGCCGGCGATCACCGGCATGTCGGCAGCCTGGACGGCGACGGGCATCCCGATCACCTGGGGCGATGATGTGATGAGCGTGCTGCTGGGCACCATGCCGGTAGCGGATCTGACGCGGCATATGGAGCAGGCGGATGCGCTGGTGGTGATGAAGGTGGGCCGCAATCTGGCCAAGGTGCGGCAGGCGATCACCCAATCGGGCAAGCTGGACCGGGCATGGCTGATCGAATGCGCCAGCATGGATCAGCAACGCGTGGTGCCGCTGGCGCAGGCGGGGGACGGGGCGGTGCCCTATTTCTCGATCGTCATCGTCCATGGCAACGGGCGCAGGCCATGA
- a CDS encoding precorrin-8X methylmutase: MPYSYETDGAAIYAESFATIRAEAQLARFAPDEEQVAVRMIHAAGMVGLEAHLRFSPGMVAAARRALTSGAPILCDAHMVSEGVTRTRLPAMNPVVCNLRHPDVPDLAARLGTTRSAAALELWRPHLAGALVAIGNAPTALFHLLEMLEDPACPRPAAIIGCPVGFVGAAESKAALWQVQPVPCLIVEGRLGGSAITVAAINAIASRAE, from the coding sequence ATGCCATATTCCTATGAAACCGATGGCGCGGCGATCTATGCCGAAAGCTTCGCCACCATCCGGGCCGAGGCCCAGCTTGCCCGTTTCGCCCCGGATGAGGAACAGGTCGCCGTGCGGATGATCCATGCGGCCGGGATGGTCGGGCTTGAGGCGCATCTGCGCTTTTCCCCCGGCATGGTCGCGGCGGCGCGGCGGGCGCTGACATCCGGCGCGCCGATCCTTTGCGATGCGCATATGGTCAGCGAGGGCGTGACCCGCACGCGTCTGCCCGCGATGAACCCGGTAGTCTGCAACCTGCGCCATCCTGACGTCCCGGATCTGGCCGCGCGGCTGGGCACCACCCGATCCGCCGCGGCGCTGGAACTGTGGCGCCCGCATCTGGCCGGGGCGCTGGTCGCCATCGGCAATGCGCCGACGGCACTGTTTCACCTGCTGGAGATGCTGGAGGACCCCGCCTGCCCCCGCCCCGCCGCGATCATCGGCTGTCCGGTCGGCTTTGTCGGTGCCGCCGAATCCAAGGCCGCGCTGTGGCAGGTGCAGCCCGTCCCCTGCCTGATCGTCGAGGGTCGTCTGGGCGGCAGCGCCATCACCGTCGCCGCCATCAACGCCATCGCGAGCCGCGCGGAATGA
- the cobG gene encoding precorrin-3B synthase, whose protein sequence is MSVPLVKGWCPGAYRPMASGDGLVLRLRPPMGELTPAQTLALADLAERHGNGTLDLTNRANLQIRGVAEADHAALIAELAASGLVPPDSHAEGPGIILSPFAPPDDDRRQRQIAQALSKALQAAEFAALPAKFGLVLDPGPLRHMDGISGDLRIESADDTLILRADGCNRGCRVASPAEAVEQALRMMRWFLTRGGVDAQGRGRMARHIAAGHLPPPDLRGDLLPNPAAPAPLPGARPDGFCLAAPFGQLTPDDLRYLARLGAPYLRITPWRMIFLPGLRHLPERAQASGLIADPGDPLLRVDACPGAPSCPQATVQTRPLARRLAGIIPPGSSLHVSGCAKGCARQSAADLTLIGRDGRFDLLRHGTVRDTPETRSIAPDAVPDLMNR, encoded by the coding sequence ATGAGCGTCCCGCTTGTGAAAGGATGGTGCCCGGGCGCCTATCGCCCGATGGCATCCGGCGATGGGCTGGTCCTGCGCCTGCGCCCGCCCATGGGCGAGTTGACCCCGGCCCAAACCCTTGCGCTGGCCGATCTGGCAGAGCGTCACGGCAATGGCACGCTCGACCTGACCAATCGCGCCAATCTTCAGATCCGGGGCGTGGCCGAGGCCGATCACGCCGCCCTGATCGCGGAGCTTGCCGCATCGGGTCTGGTGCCACCGGACAGCCATGCCGAGGGACCGGGGATCATCCTGTCGCCCTTTGCCCCGCCGGATGACGACCGCAGGCAGCGCCAGATCGCGCAGGCGCTGTCAAAGGCGCTGCAGGCTGCGGAATTCGCGGCGCTTCCGGCGAAATTCGGCCTTGTTCTGGATCCCGGCCCCTTGCGGCATATGGACGGGATCAGTGGCGACCTGCGCATCGAATCCGCGGATGATACGCTGATCCTGCGCGCCGATGGCTGCAATCGTGGATGCCGTGTCGCCAGCCCCGCAGAGGCGGTGGAGCAGGCCCTGCGCATGATGCGCTGGTTCCTGACCCGCGGTGGCGTCGATGCGCAGGGTCGCGGGCGCATGGCGCGGCATATCGCGGCGGGCCATCTGCCTCCGCCCGATCTGCGCGGCGATCTGCTGCCGAACCCGGCGGCCCCTGCCCCCTTGCCCGGCGCGCGACCAGACGGCTTTTGCCTTGCCGCGCCTTTCGGGCAACTCACACCCGACGATCTGCGGTATCTGGCCAGACTTGGCGCGCCTTACTTGCGGATCACCCCGTGGCGCATGATCTTTCTGCCGGGCCTGCGCCACCTGCCCGAACGCGCGCAGGCATCCGGCCTGATCGCGGATCCCGGTGATCCGCTGCTGCGCGTCGATGCCTGTCCCGGTGCGCCTTCCTGCCCGCAGGCCACGGTCCAGACGCGACCCCTTGCCCGCAGGCTGGCCGGGATCATACCGCCGGGATCCTCGCTGCATGTCTCAGGCTGCGCCAAGGGCTGCGCGCGCCAAAGCGCCGCCGATCTGACGCTGATCGGGCGGGATGGTCGCTTCGACCTGCTGCGCCACGGCACCGTCCGCGATACACCCGAAACACGCTCAATCGCGCCGGATGCGGTGCCCGATCTTATGAACAGGTAA
- the cobN gene encoding cobaltochelatase subunit CobN has protein sequence MHVIFRESHGLDEADTPVDLGHSPADMVVLSFSDSDLAAFAEAWHRGPGLPTLRLANIARLKHPLSVDTYLDQTLGAARAILIRLIGGIAYWPYGIAQIRQLAQKRGIALAVLPADGRPDPRLDQVSTLPEPVLRDLARLCDQGGGDAARLALLRLGQAAGLPVAGGEAARPLPDTGFWTPEAGPQTALQSVTQDRPLAVLIFYRSHLVSADLAPMTALFEALRSRGFAALGLFVPSLKAPEAARWIRRNLAELRPAAILNATAFSARGDRDGSPLDAAGVPVFQIALATCAQKAWAGSERGLSPADLAMHVVLPEVDGRIFAGVASFKETGTPDAALEFARQVHRPVPDRIDAIADRVAAWHRLATTPAPQKRVALILSTYPGRVWNIAHAVGLDAIASAEAMLGDLRDAGYRVDPGDDLPRSLSRQEIHWPLDHYRRALARLPQKLQSDLQAAWGAPEQDPDVTPAGFRFAVTHRGNALIALQPERGIAPDRAAEYHDLTRVPRHAYVAFYLWLREQADALVHIGAHGTLEWLPGKSVALSQDCWPEALVGDLPVIYPFIVNDPGEAAQAKRRIGAVTLGHVPPPLRRSGTPERLARLEALLDEFSNADGLDPKRRDRLMGDIRDEARAIGVERDLAIDGASCPAQAIARIDRFVCDVKDSQFGDGLHVWGRADPGSSFDPHCAEAERQSLLDALAGRWIAPGPSGSPYRGRGDVLPTGRNLFTTDPRSVPTRAAWRQGARLADDFIQRHLQDEGDWPRGVMLDLWGSATMRTAGEEFAMALALLGVKPVWDDGSERVSGIEITPIAELDRPRIDVTLRVSGLFRDVFPTLSALFQQAIRALSARDEAPDWNPFVGVETPRVYGPQPGSFGLGMGAGPDSYSADARQAAGKAWLAASAWALDGSRAVRDEQGLRQRVAGADAFVHPQDLPETDLLLAEDYASHEAGFAAAQQITGGKAALYHLDNTDPDRPRTRPLTEEIARVVQFRAAHPGWIAGMMRHGFRGAAEIAATLENMALFAHLADVVPDHLFDQFWDETLGRDHVVAFLSDANPQALAAMRERFRKLHEAGLWRTRRNAIVAALEPAP, from the coding sequence ATGCACGTCATCTTTCGCGAAAGCCACGGTCTGGATGAGGCCGACACCCCTGTCGATCTGGGCCACAGCCCGGCCGATATGGTGGTGCTGTCCTTCTCCGACAGCGATCTGGCGGCTTTCGCCGAAGCCTGGCATCGCGGCCCGGGCCTGCCGACACTGCGGCTGGCCAATATCGCGCGGCTGAAACATCCGTTGTCGGTCGATACCTATCTGGACCAGACGCTGGGCGCGGCGCGTGCCATTCTGATCCGGCTGATCGGCGGGATTGCCTATTGGCCCTATGGCATCGCGCAGATCCGGCAATTGGCGCAAAAGCGCGGGATCGCGCTGGCGGTTCTGCCCGCCGATGGCCGCCCGGATCCGCGGCTGGATCAGGTCTCGACCCTGCCGGAACCCGTGCTGCGCGATCTGGCGCGGCTCTGCGATCAGGGCGGCGGCGATGCGGCGCGACTGGCGCTGCTGCGGCTTGGTCAGGCCGCCGGGCTGCCTGTGGCGGGCGGCGAGGCGGCCCGGCCATTGCCCGATACCGGCTTCTGGACGCCAGAGGCGGGCCCGCAGACGGCCCTGCAGTCGGTAACGCAGGACCGCCCCCTTGCGGTGCTGATCTTTTATCGCTCGCATCTTGTCTCGGCGGATCTGGCGCCGATGACGGCGCTCTTTGAGGCGCTGCGTTCGCGCGGTTTCGCGGCGTTGGGCCTTTTCGTGCCATCGCTGAAGGCGCCCGAGGCGGCACGCTGGATCCGGCGCAACCTTGCGGAATTGCGCCCCGCCGCGATCCTGAACGCGACCGCCTTTTCGGCCCGCGGTGATCGGGACGGATCGCCGCTGGATGCGGCCGGCGTGCCCGTCTTTCAGATCGCGCTGGCCACCTGCGCGCAAAAGGCCTGGGCCGGGTCGGAACGCGGATTGTCGCCCGCCGATCTGGCCATGCATGTGGTCCTGCCCGAGGTTGATGGCCGCATTTTCGCGGGCGTTGCCTCGTTCAAGGAAACCGGGACGCCCGATGCCGCGCTGGAATTCGCGCGACAGGTACATCGCCCCGTGCCGGATCGCATCGATGCCATCGCCGATCGCGTGGCCGCATGGCACAGGCTGGCCACCACCCCTGCCCCGCAGAAACGCGTCGCGCTGATCCTGTCGACCTATCCGGGGCGAGTGTGGAACATCGCCCATGCGGTCGGTCTGGATGCCATCGCCTCGGCCGAGGCGATGCTGGGCGATCTGCGGGATGCGGGCTATCGGGTCGATCCGGGCGACGACCTGCCACGCAGCCTGTCCCGGCAGGAGATCCACTGGCCGCTGGACCACTATCGCCGCGCGCTGGCGCGATTGCCGCAGAAATTGCAAAGCGATCTGCAGGCCGCCTGGGGCGCGCCGGAACAGGATCCTGATGTCACGCCCGCAGGCTTTCGCTTTGCGGTCACCCATCGCGGCAATGCGCTGATCGCACTGCAGCCCGAACGCGGCATCGCGCCGGACCGGGCTGCCGAATATCACGATCTGACGCGGGTGCCGCGCCACGCCTATGTCGCCTTTTACCTGTGGCTGCGCGAACAGGCCGATGCGCTGGTCCATATCGGGGCGCATGGCACGCTGGAATGGTTGCCCGGCAAATCCGTCGCCCTGTCGCAGGATTGCTGGCCCGAGGCGCTGGTGGGTGATCTGCCCGTCATCTATCCCTTCATCGTCAACGATCCCGGCGAGGCCGCACAGGCCAAGCGCCGCATCGGGGCCGTCACGCTGGGCCATGTCCCGCCGCCGCTGCGCAGATCCGGCACGCCCGAACGTCTGGCCCGGCTGGAGGCGTTGCTGGACGAGTTTTCCAATGCCGACGGGCTGGACCCCAAGCGCCGCGACCGGCTGATGGGCGATATCCGCGATGAGGCCCGCGCCATCGGCGTCGAACGTGATCTGGCCATTGACGGCGCCTCTTGCCCCGCCCAGGCGATTGCGCGCATCGACCGCTTTGTCTGCGACGTGAAGGACAGCCAGTTCGGCGACGGGCTGCATGTCTGGGGCCGCGCGGATCCGGGCAGCAGCTTCGATCCGCATTGCGCAGAGGCCGAACGGCAATCGCTTCTGGATGCGCTGGCGGGTCGCTGGATCGCGCCCGGCCCGTCGGGCTCTCCCTATCGCGGACGGGGTGATGTTCTGCCCACGGGCCGCAATCTTTTTACCACCGATCCCCGCAGCGTGCCGACGAGGGCGGCCTGGCGGCAGGGCGCCCGACTGGCCGATGATTTCATCCAGCGCCATCTGCAGGATGAGGGCGACTGGCCGCGTGGCGTGATGCTGGACCTCTGGGGCTCGGCGACGATGCGCACGGCGGGCGAGGAATTTGCCATGGCGCTGGCGCTCTTGGGCGTGAAGCCGGTCTGGGATGACGGGTCCGAGCGCGTGTCGGGGATCGAGATCACCCCGATTGCAGAGCTTGATCGCCCCCGGATCGACGTGACCTTGCGCGTCTCGGGCCTGTTTCGGGATGTCTTCCCGACGCTGTCGGCGCTGTTTCAGCAGGCGATACGCGCCTTGTCCGCCCGGGATGAGGCACCGGATTGGAACCCCTTTGTCGGTGTTGAAACACCGCGCGTCTATGGCCCGCAACCGGGCAGTTTCGGACTGGGCATGGGGGCCGGTCCGGACAGCTATTCCGCCGATGCGCGGCAGGCGGCGGGCAAGGCATGGCTGGCGGCCTCTGCCTGGGCGCTGGATGGATCGCGGGCAGTGCGCGACGAACAGGGATTGCGCCAGCGCGTGGCCGGGGCGGATGCCTTTGTCCATCCGCAGGATCTGCCGGAAACCGATCTGCTGCTGGCCGAGGATTATGCCAGCCACGAGGCGGGCTTTGCCGCAGCCCAGCAGATCACCGGAGGCAAGGCGGCGCTGTATCATCTGGACAATACCGATCCCGACCGCCCGCGCACCCGCCCCCTGACCGAGGAAATCGCCCGCGTCGTGCAGTTCCGCGCCGCCCATCCCGGCTGGATCGCGGGCATGATGCGCCACGGTTTTCGCGGCGCGGCCGAAATCGCCGCAACGCTGGAAAACATGGCTTTATTCGCGCATCTGGCCGATGTGGTGCCCGATCACCTGTTCGACCAGTTCTGGGACGAGACTCTGGGCCGCGACCACGTGGTCGCCTTCCTGTCAGACGCCAATCCACAGGCGCTTGCCGCCATGCGCGAACGCTTTCGCAAACTGCATGAGGCCGGGCTGTGGCGCACCCGGCGCAATGCCATCGTCGCCGCGCTGGAGCCTGCACCATGA
- the cobW gene encoding cobalamin biosynthesis protein CobW — protein MSNLEKIPVTVITGFLGSGKTTLIGKLMQNPGGKRLAVVVNEFGDVGVDGDILKGCAIPGCPEENIVELANGCICCTVADEFIPTIEALMALDPRPDHILIETSGLALPKPLLKAFDWPDIRSRITVDGVIALADAEAVAAGRFAPDVAAVDRQRLADDSLDHETPLSEVFEDQIACADIILLTKPDLAGADGVAQAKALINAELPRPLPIIEVAEGTVDPRVILGLGAAAEDDLAARPSHHDGAEDHEHDDFESVVIAIPELTDPAELVARVTELAQRQNILRVKGYAAITGKPMRLLVQAVGARVRHQYDRPWKGDEPRQGRLVVIAEHDDIDEAAIRAVLTPAPAPVG, from the coding sequence ATGAGCAATCTCGAAAAGATCCCCGTCACCGTCATCACCGGATTTCTGGGATCGGGCAAGACGACCCTGATCGGCAAGCTGATGCAAAATCCCGGCGGCAAGCGGCTGGCGGTCGTGGTCAATGAATTCGGCGATGTCGGCGTGGACGGCGATATCCTGAAGGGCTGCGCCATCCCCGGCTGCCCCGAGGAGAACATCGTCGAACTGGCCAATGGCTGTATCTGCTGCACTGTTGCCGATGAATTCATTCCCACGATCGAAGCGCTGATGGCGCTGGATCCGCGCCCCGATCACATCCTGATCGAGACCTCGGGGCTGGCGCTGCCGAAACCGCTGCTCAAGGCCTTTGACTGGCCCGATATCCGCAGCCGGATCACGGTCGATGGCGTCATTGCGCTGGCCGATGCCGAGGCGGTGGCGGCGGGCCGTTTCGCGCCCGACGTGGCGGCGGTGGACCGGCAGCGGCTGGCGGACGACAGTCTTGATCACGAAACCCCGCTGTCCGAGGTGTTCGAGGATCAGATCGCCTGCGCCGATATCATCCTGCTGACCAAGCCCGATCTGGCGGGCGCGGATGGCGTGGCGCAGGCCAAGGCGCTGATCAATGCCGAACTGCCCCGCCCGTTGCCGATCATCGAGGTGGCCGAGGGCACGGTCGATCCCCGTGTCATCCTGGGCCTTGGCGCGGCGGCCGAGGATGACCTGGCCGCGCGACCCTCGCATCACGACGGGGCCGAGGATCACGAGCACGACGATTTCGAAAGTGTCGTGATCGCCATTCCCGAACTTACGGATCCCGCCGAACTGGTCGCCCGCGTCACTGAACTGGCGCAGCGTCAGAATATCCTGCGGGTCAAGGGCTATGCCGCCATTACCGGCAAGCCGATGCGGCTGCTGGTGCAGGCGGTCGGCGCGCGGGTGCGGCATCAATATGACCGCCCGTGGAAAGGTGATGAGCCGCGTCAGGGGCGTCTGGTCGTGATTGCCGAACATGACGATATCGACGAGGCCGCGATCCGCGCCGTGCTGACCCCTGCCCCGGCCCCTGTCGGCTAA